TGTGATATAAAAATTTTCTCGAAACCTAAACGCTCAGCCTCAGCTACACGTTGTTCGATTCTATTTACCGGCCTGATTTCACCACTTAAGCCTAATTCTGCGGCAAAACAATACTTTCCGGGAATGGCAACATCTTCAGAAGACGAAATTACCGAACAAACTACGGCCAAATCGATTGCAGGATCATCAACCCTTAATCCTCCGGCAATACTCAAAAAGACATCCTTTTGCCCCAATCGAAATCCACATCGTTTTTCCAGGACTGCCAATAACATATTTAACCTTCTTAGGTCAAAGCCAGTCCCACTTCGTTGTGGTGTGCCATAAACTGCAGAACTAGCCAAGGCTTGTACCTCAATCAGCATAGGACGAATACCTTCCAGCATGGCAGAGACAGCTATTCCACTTAAACTTTCGTCACGTTGAGATAAAAAAACTTCAGAAGGATTACTTACTTCACGTAAACCATTGCCTTTCATTTCATAAATGGCCAATTCAGCAGTAGATCCAAACCTGTTTTTTGAAGCCCGAACTAACCTAAACACAAAATTTCTATCTCCTTCAAACAACAATACGGTATCTACCATATGTTCCAAAACCTTTGGTCCTGCAATATTTCCATCCTTGGTAATATGTCCAATTAGAAAAACGGGAATATTACTTTGCTTAGCAAACTTCAAAAACTCAGTTGCACATTCCTTAATTTGAGAAACACTTCCAGGAGAAGATTCTACATCAGGACTCCATACTGTTTGAATAGAATCAATGATAATAATTGAAGGTTGAATCTGCTGTGCGGAATGTAAAATATTTCTACAATTAGTCTCTGTTAAAATATAACATTGATTTTCACCACTCTCAATTCTCTCTGCTCGCATTTTCACCTGCAAATCACTCTCCTCCCCGGTAACGTAAAGCGTTTTGAGCTTTTTCGCTTTCAAGGCTAATTGCAGCAACAACGTACTTTTCCCAATTCCGGGTTCTCCACTTAATAGAACCAAAGAACCGGGAACAAGTCCACCACCCAACACCCTGCTTAATTCTTCATCTGGAAGAGGAATGCGATTCTCCTCTTTTGTAACTATATCGTTAATTAACTTTGGTTGACTACTATTGGGATCAATAGCCTTTTGCCAAGTACCACCCACAGAAGGCTTTTCTAAAACCTCTTCAACAAATGTATTCCACTGAGAACAAGAAGGGCACTTACCTACCCATTTAGGCGACTGTTGCCCACAATGTTGGCAAAACCATACGGTCTTCGTTTTAGACAAGGCAGCAATTATAGACGAAGAAACTCCCTTTGAATCCCACCGGATTTCTGACTAAAAATAACCAGTCTTTGATTATTTAACTTAACTATAGTCCAAGTAGTATTGTAGGCCTCATAAGCTTTATCATTCGTTTGCTCAATTGGTATTCCATCCTTGGTCATCTCAGAAAGAATTAACCTGGTTTCAACAAACAAATCCGCAACTTTATATGCACAGGTAAAACGTTTTATATCCCCATTGGGAGACATGGTAACAGTTCCTCCGGAAAATTCCCAAACTTCCCAACCATTTTGAGGTTCACCATCATCCCCTATCATAGTTGCATTGGAGATAGGTACCATTGCCCAGGATCCCTCCAAATTATTCATTACTGACTTTTTACAGGAAACAGAAACCATAGAGAAAACACCCAATAACAAAATCAATGAAAGTAAAGTCCTTCTTTTCATAACCATGAATTAGATTGCTAAATTACGATTTATTTTATAATCAACCATGGAAGATTCCAAATTCGAACATTCGGCATCTTTATTCCTATTGCTTTTCAAGTTCATTACCTTTGATGAATGTTACGTCGATTTAGCTTCCAATTAATCACCTTGGTGGTATTACTATTCTTGTGTACAACCATAACCACTTGGATTTGGGTAAATAAACAATGGACTATTACTACACTCTTTTTAATTTGTGGAATTGGCCTAATTTGCTACCAGATGATCAACCTGGTGAACTCAACAAACCTAGAACTAAGAAAATTCCTTACTGGTTTTCAAACCAATGATTATTCACAACGGTATTTATCCGAATTCAAAGAAGAAAGTTTCAAAGAATTGTCAAATGCATTTGAATCAGTTTCTAAAGATTTCAGTAAACTTCAAGCTGCACAAGAAAGCAGAAAAATCTTCCTTCAATCTGTTTTGAATCAAGTAGGCATCGGATTTATTTGTTTTGACATGGAAGGAAATCTTGAATTTATTAATCCAGCCTTTCTGAATTTATTTCATATTCCACATTTGTCACATCTAAATGGATTAAGAAAAATTAGAACCGAACTTCCCGAGCTATTTCTTCAACTCAAAAGCGGGCAAACGGAAGCCCTTACCATTCAAACCAGGCATGCATTCCTGAAGTTATCTGCCACTGCCTCGGATTTAATTTCTGAAGGAAAATCACTTAAAATAGTTTCCTTAAAAGATGTTTATCAAGAAATTGACCATTCAGAAGCAGATGCCTGGCAAAAACTAATCAGAGTTCTTACGCATGAAATTATGAATTCGATTACACCTGTTTCCTCACTTGCTGGAGCTTTAAAAGAAAGTATGGAAAACCCGAATATTCCATTAGAGGATTCAGAAATAATAGAAGGACTTGATTCAATTAAAAGACGAAGTGAAGGACTTTTGAAATTTGTTGATTCCTATCGAAAACTAACCAAAATCCCACCACCACAGCACGAAAAAATAATTGTTGCTGATTTATTAGACCAGGTTATCTACCTTTTTTCTAAAGAAATAGCTGAAAAACAAATAACACTGCTTCGAAAATACAGAGAAGGAGAAGTAATTTTTGCAGACTATGCCCAGTTGGAGCAAGTCTTAATCAATTTAATAAAAAATGCCATCGAGTCGATTGAAAACACCAACCATCCTATCTTAACTATTTCTTGCCAAACAACTCAAGGGTCCGAAATAAAAATTGAAATTGGAGATAACGGACCGGGTGTCCCACCTGAACTTTTAGATAAAATATTCGTGCCATTTTTTACTACCAAACCCCAAGGTTCTGGAATAGGATTAAGCCTTTCAAGAGAAATTATGCGCCAACACAAAGGAAAATTACTTGTTAAAAGTCATCCCGGAGATACGGTATTCGGACTAATTTTCCAACCAATATGACCTGGAGTATTACCTTTGATTTTCCAAATAAAATGAACAAACTTTTTACCTTACTAGTAGTTACTCTTTTTGCATTGTCAAGCTGCAAAA
This genomic stretch from Bacteroidia bacterium harbors:
- a CDS encoding GHKL domain-containing protein: MLRRFSFQLITLVVLLFLCTTITTWIWVNKQWTITTLFLICGIGLICYQMINLVNSTNLELRKFLTGFQTNDYSQRYLSEFKEESFKELSNAFESVSKDFSKLQAAQESRKIFLQSVLNQVGIGFICFDMEGNLEFINPAFLNLFHIPHLSHLNGLRKIRTELPELFLQLKSGQTEALTIQTRHAFLKLSATASDLISEGKSLKIVSLKDVYQEIDHSEADAWQKLIRVLTHEIMNSITPVSSLAGALKESMENPNIPLEDSEIIEGLDSIKRRSEGLLKFVDSYRKLTKIPPPQHEKIIVADLLDQVIYLFSKEIAEKQITLLRKYREGEVIFADYAQLEQVLINLIKNAIESIENTNHPILTISCQTTQGSEIKIEIGDNGPGVPPELLDKIFVPFFTTKPQGSGIGLSLSREIMRQHKGKLLVKSHPGDTVFGLIFQPI
- the radA gene encoding DNA repair protein RadA; this encodes MSKTKTVWFCQHCGQQSPKWVGKCPSCSQWNTFVEEVLEKPSVGGTWQKAIDPNSSQPKLINDIVTKEENRIPLPDEELSRVLGGGLVPGSLVLLSGEPGIGKSTLLLQLALKAKKLKTLYVTGEESDLQVKMRAERIESGENQCYILTETNCRNILHSAQQIQPSIIIIDSIQTVWSPDVESSPGSVSQIKECATEFLKFAKQSNIPVFLIGHITKDGNIAGPKVLEHMVDTVLLFEGDRNFVFRLVRASKNRFGSTAELAIYEMKGNGLREVSNPSEVFLSQRDESLSGIAVSAMLEGIRPMLIEVQALASSAVYGTPQRSGTGFDLRRLNMLLAVLEKRCGFRLGQKDVFLSIAGGLRVDDPAIDLAVVCSVISSSEDVAIPGKYCFAAELGLSGEIRPVNRIEQRVAEAERLGFEKIFISQYNKFQLPSTSRIQVVSCKRIEEVLRQVFG